From the Solanum lycopersicum chromosome 10, SLM_r2.1 genome, one window contains:
- the LOC101259004 gene encoding kinesin-like protein KIN-7D, mitochondrial isoform X1: MASSSSSKGRSSSPSHYRKPSTPYSSSSSSSSSIMNGRMLPRSYSSSTTSFYGSGNSYNSRSMTPSHSRSDSVYSQGYENRTPVSYPSEEELIDEPADESRSGDSISVTVRFRPMSEREYHKGDEIAWYADGGKTVRNEYNPATAYAFDRVFGPQTNTQDVYEVAAQPVVKAAMEGIHGTVFAYGVTSSGKTHTMHGDHNTPGIIPLAIKDVFSIIQDTPGREFLLRVSYIEIYNEVINDLLDPTGQNLRVREDAQGTYVEGIKEEVVLSPGHALSFIAAGEEHRHVGSNNFNLFSSRSHTIFSLMIESSAHGDEYDGVIFSQLNLIDLAGSESSKTETTGLRRKEGSYINKSLLTLGTVIGKLSEGKACHVPYRDSKLTRLLQSSLSGHGHVSLICTVTPASSNMEETHNTLKFASRAKRVEIYASRNQIIDEKSLIKKYQREISCLKQELDQLRRGMLVGVNHEEVLNLRQQLEEGQVKMQSRLEEEEEEKAALLSRIQRLTKLILVSSKNSTPGYLGDVASQQRSLSASEDDKMDSSVLADSENQKDPSPDSSDLKHQRSSSKWNDDISQAGSTIEGISMSDEMDLLAEQVKMLSGEIAFSSSTLKRLMEQSVNDPESSRNQIENLEREIQEKRNQMRMLEQRIVENGEASVSKASLVEMQQQTLMKLMTQYSQTGFELEIKSADNRILQEELQNKCSENKELQEKIYHLEQQLLSVKAEKSFPSVEQRVSAEYVDELRKKIQSQDIENGKLRLEHVQIVEENSGLHVQNQKLSEEALYAKELASAAAVELKNLAGEVTKLSLQNGKLEKELLAARDMLNSRSSIALTGNVGNRKHGENLRTGRRGRITGRGSEIPGAIHDDFNTWDLDPEDLKMELQARKQREAALEAVLSEKEVVEDEYRKKVEEGKKREAALENDLANMWVLVAQLKKEAGSRQDSKLAAERQNVEDRLNDVKINDINQKEPNLADSLSVNHTTDIAEGPKEEPLVARLKARMQEMKEKEHRHLGNGDANSHVCKVCFESPTTAMLLPCRHFCLCKSCSLACFECPICRTKIVDRIFAFT; encoded by the exons AtggcatcatcatcatcatcgaaAGGGAGAAGCAGTTCACCATCTCATTACCGTAAACCTTCAACTCCTtactcttcatcttcttcatcttcatcttcaatcATGAACGGTCGGATGTTGCCACgatcatattcttcatcaaCGACGTCTTTTTATGGCTCTGGGAATAGCTACAATTCCAGATCCATGACTCCGAGTCATAGTCGTTCCGATTCGGTGTACTCACAAGGTTATGAAAATCGTACGCCGGTGAGTTATCCATCCGAAGAGGAGTTGATTGATGAGCCAGCTGATGAGTCTAGATCCGGAGATAGTATTTCTGTGACGGTTAGGTTTCGGCCAATGAG TGAACGAGAATATCATAAGGGCGATGAAATTGCGTGGTATGCAGATGGTGGTAAAACTGTGCGGAACGAGTATAATCCAGCTACAGCTTATGCCTTTG ATAGAGTGTTTGGACCTCAAACAAATACTCAGGATGTTTATGAAGTAGCTGCTCAACCTGTGGTTAAGGCTGCAATGGAAGGAATACATG GCACAGTATTTGCATATGGAGTTACAAGTAGTGGAAAGACACACACTATGCAT GGAGATCACAATACTCCGGGCATAATTCCTTTGGCGATAAAAGATGTTTTTAGCATCATTCAAGAT ACTCCTGGACGCGAATTCTTACTTCGAGTGTCGTATATTGAAATCTACAACGAG GTTATCAATGACTTGCTGGATCCTACTGGCCAGAATTTGCGTGTCAGGGAAGATGCACAG GGTACTTATGTTGAGGGTATAAAGGAGGAAGTTGTTTTGTCACCCGGCCATGCTCTTTCATTCATTGCTGCCGGGGAAG AGCACCGTCATGTTGGttcaaataatttcaatttGTTCAGTAGCCGTAGTCACACGATATTTTCTTTG ATGATTGAAAGTAGTGCCCATGGTGATGAGTATGATGGAGTGATCTTCTCACAGCTC AACCTGATTGATTTAGCAGGGTCTGAGAGCTCTAAAACTGAAACAACGGGATTACGGAGAAAGGAAGGATCATACATTAACAAAAGTCTGCTGACTCTAGGAACT GTCATTGGAAAACTGAGTGAGGGGAAGGCATGCCATGTTCCTTATCGAGATTCTAAACTTACTCGCTTACTCCAATCATCCCTCAGTGGACATGGACATGTTTCT CTCATATGTACTGTTACTCCTGCTTCAAGCAATATGGAGGAAACACATAATACGTTAAAGTTTGCAAGTAGGGCTAAACGTgttgaaatttatgcatcacgcaACCAG ATAATTGATGAAAAGTCTCTGATTAAGAAATATCAGAGGGAAATATCATGTCTGAAACAAGAACTTGATCAGCTAAGAAGGGGGATGCTTGTGGGTGTCAATCATGAAGAagttttgaacttgagacagcaG TTGGAAGAGGGACAAGTGAAAATGCAATCAAGattggaagaggaagaggaagagaagGCAGCTCTACTTAGTCGGATACAGAGGCTAACTAAACTGATCCTTGTTTCTTCAAAGAATTCAACTCCTGGTTATTTGGGTGATGTTGCTTCTCAACAAAGGAGTCTGTCCGCTTCTGAAGATGAT AAAATGGACAGTTCTGTGCTCGCAGATAGCGAGAATCAGAAAGACCCTTCGCCAGATAGTTCTGATTTGAAACACCAAAGATCCTCTAGCAAGTGGAATGATGATATATCACAGGCTGGAAGTACCATA GAAGGTATCTCAATGTCAGATGAAATGGACCTCCTGGCTGAGCAAGTTAAGATGCTTAGCGGAGAGATTGCATTCAGCAGCAGTACATTGAAGCGGTTGATGGAGCAATCTGTAAATGATCCTGAGAGTTCAAGAAACCAA ATTGAAAATTTAGAGCGTGAAATCCAAGAAAAGAGAAATCAAATGAGGATGCTGGAACAGCGCATTGTTGAAAACGGTGAAGCGTCAGTTTCAAAAGCATCGTTAGTAGAAATGCAGCAG CAGACTCTGATGAAATTGATGACACAGTATAGTCAAACGGGCTTTGAGCTTGAG ATAAAATCAGCAGACAATAGGATTCTTCAGGAGGAGCTGCAAAACAAG TGTTCAGAGAACAAGGAACTGCAGGAAAAGATATATCATCTTGAGCAGCAGCTGCTTTCAGTCAAGGCTGAGAAGTCATTCCCATCAGTGGAACAACGTGTATCTGCTGAATATGTTGATGAACTTAGAAAGAAAATTCAGTCCCAG GATATTGAGAATGGTAAACTAAGGCTAGAACATGTCCAGATCGTAGAGGAAAATAGTGGGTTACATGTACAGAACCAAAAATTGTCTGAGGAAGCTTTGTATGCTAAAGAATTAGCATCTGCTGCTGCTGTTGAGCTTAAAAACTTAGCTGGTGAAGTCACAAAGCTCTCTTTACAAAATGGAAAACTAGAGAAAGAGTTGTTGGCTGCTCGAGACATGTTGAACTCTCGAAGTTCCATTGCACTAACAGGTAATGTTGGAAACCGAAAGCATGGTGAAAACCTACGAACAGGGCGTAGAGGTCGGATCACTGGCAGAGGAAGTGAAATTCCTGGAGCGATTCATGATGACTTCAACACTTGGGACCTTGATCCTGAAGATTTAAAGATGGAGTTGCAGGCCAGAAAGCAGCGGGAGGCAGCTCTGGAGGCTGTCTTGTCTGAGAAGGAAGTTGTGGAAGATGAGTACAGGAAAAAGGTTGAAGAAGGAAAGAAAAGGGAGGCAGCCTTGGAAAACGATTTAGCAAATATGTGGGTGCTTGTTGCTCAGCTGAAGAAAGAGGCTGGTTCTAGGCAAGATTCAAAGCTGGCAGCTGAAAGGCAGAATGTAGAAGACAGGCTGAACGATGTAAAAATCAATGATATCAACCAAAAGGAGCCAAACCTCGCTGATAGCCTATCCGTGAATCATACAACTGACATTGCTGAGGGTCCCAAGGAAGAACCACTTGTTGCTCGCTTGAAG GCTCGAATGCAAGAGATGAAGGAAAAGGAACATAGGCACTTGGGGAATGGTGATGCGAATTCACATGTGTGTAAAGTGTGTTTTGAATCACCCACTACTGCAATGCTTCTACCATGCCGCCATTTTTGCT TGTGCAAGTCATGTTCCCTAGCCTGCTTCGAGTGTCCCATATGCCGGACAAAAATTGTGGATAGGATTTTTGCGTTTACTTAA